The Puntigrus tetrazona isolate hp1 chromosome 23, ASM1883169v1, whole genome shotgun sequence genome has a segment encoding these proteins:
- the npbwr2b gene encoding neuropeptides B/W receptor type 2b, whose protein sequence is MENITSPFIPNPTCNYSMDYYNSPNRSDLNCTPPADYFFYADLYVVLPVIYSVICAVGLTGNTAVIYVILKAPKMKTVTNMFILNLAIADDLFTLVLPINIAEHLLHYWPFGEVLCKIILSIDHYNIFSSIYFLTVMSVDRYLVVLSTVRSKRMPYRTYRAAKIVSLCVWLLVILIVVPFTVFAGVYISPDDTERKSCVLSFPSPESLWFKASRIYTLILGFAIPVSTICILYTMMLYKLRNMRLNSNAKALDKAKKKVTIMVFIVLAVCLFCWTPFHLSTIVALTTDLRTTPLLIGISYFITSLSYANSCLNPFLYAFLDDSFRKAFKKMLECRPA, encoded by the coding sequence ATGGAGAACATCACGAGCCCCTTCATCCCAAACCCGACATGCAACTACAGCATGGACTATTACAACTCTCCAAACCGGAGCGATCTGAACTGCACCCCGCCGGCAGACTACTTCTTTTACGCGGACCTGTACGTGGTCCTCCCGGTCATTTACTCCGTGATATGCGCCGTAGGTCTGACGGGGAACACGGCGGTCATATACGTGATCCTCAAAGCCCCCAAAATGAAGACGGTGACCAACATGTTCATCCTGAACCTGGCGATCGCCGACGACCTCTTCACCTTAGTGCTGCCCATCAACATAGCGGAGCATCTGTTGCACTACTGGCCGTTCGGCGAGGTGCTGTGCAAAATCATTCTAAGCATCGACCACTACAACATCTTCTCGAGCATCTACTTTCTGACGGTTATGAGCGTGGACCGGTACCTGGTGGTGCTGTCGACCGTGCGCTCCAAGCGCATGCCGTACCGCACATACCGGGCGGCCAAGATAGTGAGCCTCTGCGTGTGGCTGCTGGTCATCCTCATCGTCGTGCCCTTCACCGTGTTCGCGGGAGTCTACATCAGTCCCGACGACACCGAGAGGAAAAGCTGCGTGCTGAGTTTCCCCAGTCCTGAAAGTTTGTGGTTCAAAGCCAGCCGGATTTACACCCTCATACTGGGCTTTGCCATTCCGGTGTCTACGATTTGCATCCTCTACACCATGATGCTGTACAAATTAAGAAACATGCGCTTGAACAGCAACGCCAAAGCGCTGGACAAAGCCAAGAAGAAGGTGACCATCATGGTGTTTATCGTACTGGCCGTGTGCCTGTTCTGCTGGACGCCCTTTCACCTCAGCACCATCGTGGCGCTGACCACAGACCTGCGGACCACGCCGCTTCTCATCGGCATCTCGTACTTCATCACCAGCCTGAGCTACGCCAACTCCTGTCTGAACCCGTTCCTCTACGCCTTCCTGGACGACAGCTTCAGAAAAGCCTTCAAGAAGATGCTAGAATGTAGACCCGCTTGA